The following are encoded together in the candidate division WOR-3 bacterium genome:
- a CDS encoding lysophospholipid acyltransferase family protein has translation MNFFFLLFKFLAFSLPKGLGDLLARGFARFSYTFIYRKGIKNHLSNLKEIFKDKTEKELLYISKKAGINLSLCLYEQLLMGGFLNKRNFRKFLKGENIYNLYKAFKERKGVVILTGHLGNYEWGAALMCYLGFPVAGISIEYRTELIKNIYEKNRKKVGMKVFYVKKSFANLVRFLKEGGVLALAGDRRFNGSPIKVKMFGKEIEIPKGAFFLASKLGSPIIPAFSVREKDKLYHVYFEEPYKIKEGEIEEGAKRYVEIFEKYIRKYPDQWFLFEKL, from the coding sequence ATGAATTTCTTTTTTCTGCTTTTTAAGTTTTTGGCATTTTCTTTACCTAAGGGGTTAGGAGACCTTCTTGCGAGAGGGTTCGCTCGTTTTTCTTATACTTTTATATATAGAAAAGGTATAAAAAATCACCTTTCTAATCTTAAGGAGATTTTTAAGGATAAAACCGAAAAAGAATTACTATATATATCAAAGAAAGCAGGAATTAACCTCTCTCTCTGTTTATATGAACAACTTTTAATGGGAGGTTTTTTAAACAAAAGAAATTTCAGAAAATTTTTGAAAGGAGAAAATATTTACAACCTTTATAAAGCATTTAAAGAAAGGAAAGGAGTGGTAATATTAACAGGCCATTTGGGAAACTACGAATGGGGTGCGGCTCTTATGTGTTATCTTGGCTTTCCTGTTGCAGGGATTTCCATAGAATATAGAACAGAACTTATAAAAAATATTTATGAAAAAAATAGAAAAAAAGTTGGGATGAAGGTTTTCTATGTAAAAAAAAGTTTTGCTAATCTCGTTAGATTTTTAAAAGAAGGAGGTGTTCTCGCCTTAGCAGGTGATAGAAGATTTAATGGTTCTCCTATTAAGGTTAAAATGTTTGGTAAAGAAATTGAGATTCCAAAAGGAGCTTTCTTCTTAGCTTCAAAATTAGGATCCCCAATAATACCTGCTTTCTCTGTAAGAGAAAAGGACAAGCTTTATCATGTTTATTTTGAAGAACCTTATAAAATTAAGGAAGGAGAAATCGAAGAGGGGGCAAAAAGATATGTTGAGATTTTTGAAAAGTATATAAGAAAATATCCAGACCAATGGTTTCTTTTTGAAAAATTATGA
- a CDS encoding glycosyltransferase family 2 protein: MSQKILIVIPAYNEEKNIGNLLKKIKKISPLKDVLVVDDGSKDNTSLIAKKIGCKVLSFERNQGKGAALKRGFDFAIRNGYDLVITMDGDGQHDPSEIPKFLKTYELTRADLIIGTREHNLAEMPFLRFMVNNLTSFITSILCRIRVHDSQSGFRLISKKVLTTVTLKTGKFQMETEIIIEAARRGFLIKEIPIKIIYFEKFKSHINPLIDTLRFIKLAIGMLWR; encoded by the coding sequence ATGAGCCAAAAAATACTAATAGTTATTCCGGCTTATAATGAAGAAAAAAATATTGGAAATTTACTAAAGAAAATAAAAAAAATTTCCCCCTTAAAAGATGTGTTAGTCGTAGATGATGGTTCAAAAGATAATACGAGTCTTATTGCAAAAAAAATAGGATGTAAAGTTTTAAGTTTTGAAAGAAATCAAGGTAAAGGAGCCGCTCTTAAAAGAGGCTTTGATTTTGCTATCCGTAATGGGTATGATTTGGTTATTACAATGGATGGAGATGGACAACACGATCCTTCTGAGATACCAAAATTCCTTAAAACGTATGAGTTAACAAGAGCTGATTTAATCATTGGAACAAGAGAACACAATCTTGCTGAAATGCCTTTTTTACGTTTTATGGTTAATAACCTTACTTCTTTTATAACTTCTATTCTGTGTAGAATTAGGGTACACGATAGCCAGTCAGGGTTTCGTCTTATAAGTAAAAAAGTCCTTACAACGGTTACTTTAAAAACAGGTAAATTTCAGATGGAAACTGAAATAATAATTGAAGCTGCGAGAAGAGGGTTTTTAATAAAAGAAATCCCAATTAAAATTATATATTTTGAAAAGTTTAAAAGTCATATAAATCCTTTAATTGATACATTGAGATTTATTAAACTTGCTATAGGAATGTTATGGCGTTAA
- the surE gene encoding 5'/3'-nucleotidase SurE: MALILISNDDGIDALGLKILRAAVKDLGRTIVFAPIGERSGASHSLTIHKSIKVKKIEEDTYVTDGTPTDCILYSVRGILEEKPALVLGGINHGANLGCDVSYSGTVAIAMEGTLLGIPSIAFSQVDFQNSFNPQFAEKVVRWIARKILKNKLPEGVFLNINLPPKPNGKIKITSLGNRVYRDKVIKCMENENEFVYSLKGEEPTWIPSSNSDFDAIENGFVSITPIHMEYTDFDMIKKLKDWEDECQL; encoded by the coding sequence ATGGCGTTAATACTTATTTCTAATGATGATGGAATAGATGCATTGGGATTGAAAATTCTAAGGGCAGCAGTGAAAGATTTAGGGAGGACGATTGTCTTTGCTCCTATTGGAGAAAGAAGCGGAGCAAGTCATTCCTTAACTATTCATAAAAGTATAAAAGTAAAAAAAATTGAAGAAGACACTTATGTTACTGATGGAACTCCTACGGATTGCATTCTTTATAGTGTTCGAGGGATTTTGGAGGAGAAACCCGCTCTTGTTCTTGGGGGAATTAATCATGGTGCTAATCTTGGCTGTGATGTTTCTTACTCAGGAACTGTGGCAATAGCGATGGAAGGAACACTCCTTGGGATTCCTTCAATTGCTTTTTCTCAAGTGGACTTTCAAAACTCATTTAATCCACAGTTTGCGGAAAAAGTGGTCCGTTGGATAGCAAGAAAAATACTTAAAAATAAATTGCCTGAGGGGGTTTTTTTAAATATTAACCTCCCTCCAAAACCGAATGGAAAGATAAAGATTACGAGTTTAGGCAATAGAGTTTATAGAGATAAGGTTATAAAATGTATGGAGAATGAAAATGAATTTGTCTATTCTCTTAAAGGAGAAGAACCAACCTGGATTCCAAGTTCAAACTCTGATTTTGATGCAATAGAAAATGGATTTGTATCTATAACACCTATTCATATGGAATATACTGATTTTGATATGATAAAAAAACTTAAGGATTGGGAAGATGAGTGTCAATTATAA
- a CDS encoding protein-L-isoaspartate(D-aspartate) O-methyltransferase: protein MSVNYKHQRERMVEEQIISRGISDERVLKAMREVPRHKFVEEGLRSAAYQDNPLPIGWEQTISQPYIVALMTELLDVDKTHKVLEVGTGSGYQAAILSLLAMSVITIERIPELYKRAKETLRKLGYNNITVVLGDGSIGYKEYAPYDRIMVTAAAPSVPEELIQQLKENGKIVIPVGNIITQELIVLRKEKDKIVTTKSIGVRFVPLKGKGGWQNGA, encoded by the coding sequence ATGAGTGTCAATTATAAACATCAAAGAGAAAGAATGGTGGAAGAACAAATAATAAGTAGAGGAATTAGTGACGAAAGGGTTCTTAAGGCAATGAGAGAAGTTCCAAGACATAAATTTGTAGAGGAAGGATTAAGAAGCGCAGCTTATCAAGATAATCCCCTTCCTATTGGATGGGAACAGACTATCTCTCAACCTTATATTGTAGCTCTTATGACAGAGCTTCTTGATGTGGATAAAACTCATAAGGTTCTTGAAGTAGGAACAGGAAGTGGTTATCAGGCTGCTATTCTTTCTTTACTTGCAATGAGCGTTATAACAATTGAAAGGATACCAGAACTTTATAAAAGAGCAAAAGAGACCTTGCGTAAATTAGGTTACAATAATATAACTGTTGTGTTAGGAGACGGAAGTATCGGCTATAAAGAATATGCTCCTTATGACAGAATTATGGTAACTGCTGCTGCTCCTTCAGTGCCTGAAGAATTAATTCAACAGTTAAAAGAGAATGGAAAGATTGTTATCCCTGTAGGTAATATTATTACTCAGGAACTTATTGTTTTAAGAAAAGAAAAAGATAAAATAGTTACAACTAAAAGTATAGGAGTAAGATTCGTTCCTCTTAAAGGGAAAGGAGGTTGGCAAAACGGGGCGTAG
- a CDS encoding iron-containing alcohol dehydrogenase, producing the protein MSEFSLNLSTKIFFGKGKVKELGEAIKPFGKKVMVVTGGGSIKKYGIFNEVANELNRSGFEWFEYSGVVPNPRLSHCISGAKIAIEEKVDFLLAVGGGSVLDATKAISFLGFTKGNVWEDYFVNNKDIEKALPIGVVLTLSATGSEMNGNAVITNEEKKQKIAARSENLKPKFAILDPTYTFSVPKEHTANGIADIFSHLFEQYFSPEEIDWWVPDRMAEGVMKTLIKWGPVACEEGNNYFARANIMWASTVGLNGLLGVGKSGDWATHKIEHELSAYYDIPHGAGLAVLHPTWMEYVLDENTKERFANYGRNVWGIEGKSEMEVAKKAIEKTRFFFKSLGLPSKLRELKIDDKYFSNMAEEVISIYKGEVGRLKKLTKEDIENILKLAE; encoded by the coding sequence ATGTCTGAGTTTTCTCTAAATCTTTCTACTAAAATTTTTTTTGGGAAAGGCAAGGTAAAAGAACTTGGAGAAGCAATCAAGCCATTTGGGAAAAAGGTGATGGTTGTGACTGGAGGCGGTTCGATTAAGAAATATGGAATTTTTAATGAGGTTGCTAATGAACTCAATAGATCCGGATTTGAATGGTTTGAGTATTCGGGAGTTGTTCCAAATCCTAGACTTAGCCATTGTATCTCTGGTGCGAAAATAGCAATTGAGGAAAAGGTAGATTTCCTTCTTGCTGTTGGTGGTGGTTCTGTTTTAGACGCAACCAAAGCTATATCTTTTCTTGGTTTTACAAAAGGAAATGTTTGGGAAGATTATTTTGTAAATAATAAGGATATAGAAAAAGCTTTACCAATCGGAGTCGTTCTTACACTATCTGCCACAGGCTCAGAGATGAATGGAAATGCTGTGATAACCAATGAAGAGAAAAAACAAAAAATAGCTGCTCGTTCTGAAAATCTCAAACCAAAATTTGCCATTCTTGATCCGACTTATACCTTTTCTGTTCCAAAGGAACATACTGCAAATGGTATTGCAGATATCTTCTCCCATCTCTTCGAGCAATATTTTTCTCCAGAAGAAATAGATTGGTGGGTTCCTGATAGAATGGCGGAAGGTGTAATGAAAACGTTGATTAAATGGGGCCCTGTGGCTTGTGAAGAAGGAAATAATTATTTTGCAAGGGCAAACATAATGTGGGCATCTACAGTAGGGCTAAATGGACTTCTTGGGGTAGGAAAATCTGGGGATTGGGCAACCCATAAGATAGAACACGAGCTTTCAGCTTATTATGACATTCCTCATGGGGCCGGTCTTGCTGTTTTACATCCTACTTGGATGGAGTATGTTCTGGATGAAAACACAAAGGAAAGATTTGCGAATTATGGAAGAAATGTTTGGGGAATAGAAGGGAAAAGCGAAATGGAAGTGGCTAAAAAAGCAATTGAGAAAACAAGGTTTTTTTTCAAATCCTTAGGATTACCCTCAAAACTGAGAGAGCTTAAAATAGATGATAAATATTTCTCTAATATGGCGGAAGAGGTAATAAGTATATATAAAGGAGAAGTTGGAAGATTGAAAAAGCTAACAAAAGAAGATATTGAGAATATTCTTAAATTGGCAGAATGA
- the murJ gene encoding murein biosynthesis integral membrane protein MurJ produces MKLKKIGGFSIGTLISRVTGMGREIVYAYLFGSSLWMDAFQVAFNIPNLLRDFFGEGGMNAAFVPVFSEFYTKEGKEGANKYLSSFFLPLILVLFFIVFLGIIFSPHIISILAKGFTKNPLQFEVAVKLTRMMFPFLILISLASVVMGILIYFDLFFVTGFYTVFFNISVVMCSFLLYKSLGIFGVAVGVLIGGILQLLFLLFFLPKVGVKLRKPEWGHPGVKQSFKLLIPVFFSFAAGKINVSVTLFLASLLPTGNISHLTYAYRIMQLPLGMFGVAVAAVSLPEFSRKAAENVEQYPYILSALRAVFFLSVPAVFLSISLRVPIVRILYERGAFLFEDSLKTASLLLSYLLGMPFLAGSKVIGNVYFSKKDTKTPMVMSYISMIFNVILSIIMMGAFGAMGLALAVSISALIQFFLLMKPYLKIFKDLKSFFIKIIIASCLGGVPSIFLGRDFNYLFAFFFGLISFTLIFILIGYILKIEEIWKLIKVLKRQ; encoded by the coding sequence ATGAAGTTAAAAAAGATTGGTGGATTTAGCATAGGGACTTTAATCTCAAGAGTCACCGGAATGGGTAGAGAAATTGTGTATGCTTATCTTTTCGGCTCCTCTTTATGGATGGATGCTTTCCAAGTGGCTTTCAATATTCCAAATCTCCTTAGAGATTTCTTCGGTGAAGGTGGAATGAATGCTGCGTTTGTTCCTGTGTTTTCAGAGTTTTATACAAAGGAAGGTAAAGAAGGTGCTAACAAATATTTATCTTCTTTCTTCCTTCCTTTAATTTTAGTTCTTTTTTTTATAGTCTTCTTAGGGATCATTTTTTCCCCTCATATAATTTCTATTCTTGCAAAAGGTTTTACTAAAAATCCCTTACAATTTGAAGTTGCAGTTAAACTTACAAGAATGATGTTTCCTTTTTTAATTCTAATTTCTCTTGCCTCTGTAGTTATGGGAATTTTGATTTATTTTGATCTTTTTTTTGTAACGGGTTTTTATACAGTCTTTTTTAATATTTCAGTTGTTATGTGTTCCTTTTTGCTTTACAAATCTTTGGGTATTTTTGGTGTAGCGGTTGGCGTTTTAATTGGAGGAATTCTTCAACTTCTTTTTCTTCTTTTTTTTCTACCAAAGGTTGGAGTAAAATTAAGGAAACCAGAATGGGGTCATCCTGGGGTAAAGCAGTCTTTTAAACTATTAATCCCTGTCTTCTTTTCTTTTGCCGCGGGTAAGATAAATGTAAGTGTAACTCTTTTTCTCGCTTCTCTACTCCCAACAGGAAACATTTCTCATCTTACCTATGCTTATAGAATAATGCAACTACCTTTAGGAATGTTTGGTGTTGCTGTTGCAGCAGTATCTCTTCCCGAGTTTTCAAGAAAAGCAGCTGAGAATGTTGAGCAATATCCTTATATATTATCCGCTCTAAGAGCAGTTTTCTTCCTTTCTGTCCCTGCTGTTTTTCTATCGATTTCTCTTCGTGTCCCTATTGTCCGTATTTTATATGAACGTGGCGCTTTTCTTTTCGAAGACTCCCTTAAAACCGCCTCTCTTCTATTATCTTATCTTCTTGGTATGCCTTTTCTTGCAGGAAGTAAAGTTATAGGAAATGTATATTTTTCAAAAAAGGATACAAAAACCCCTATGGTAATGAGTTATATTTCAATGATATTTAATGTAATTTTATCAATAATTATGATGGGAGCCTTTGGAGCTATGGGATTGGCCCTTGCGGTTTCTATATCAGCTTTGATTCAATTCTTTCTTCTAATGAAACCTTATTTGAAAATATTTAAAGATTTAAAATCATTCTTTATAAAGATAATTATTGCCTCTTGTTTAGGAGGAGTTCCTTCAATATTCCTAGGGAGAGATTTTAACTATCTTTTTGCTTTCTTTTTTGGTCTTATCTCTTTCACCTTGATTTTTATATTAATAGGTTATATATTAAAAATTGAGGAAATATGGAAATTGATAAAAGTATTAAAAAGGCAATAG
- the scpB gene encoding SMC-Scp complex subunit ScpB — protein sequence MEIDKSIKKAIEALLFASAEPLSTKRIAGVLGCSNSVVEQALVLLEREYEETERAFTVKKVNKGYKLFTRPEFSEIIKEVTGRKELYLSRAALTTLAIIAYEQPITRREIDRIRGVDSSGVINTLMDAGLVKVVGKEESFGHPFLYGTTNKFLETFHLNSIKDLPPLEDEDSAFSIKSGSEF from the coding sequence ATGGAAATTGATAAAAGTATTAAAAAGGCAATAGAGGCCTTATTATTTGCTTCGGCAGAACCTTTAAGCACGAAAAGAATTGCAGGTGTTTTAGGATGTTCAAATAGTGTTGTAGAGCAAGCCCTTGTTCTTTTAGAGAGAGAATATGAAGAAACAGAAAGAGCTTTTACTGTAAAAAAAGTAAATAAGGGTTATAAACTTTTCACAAGACCAGAATTTTCTGAAATTATAAAGGAGGTTACGGGAAGAAAGGAATTATATCTCTCAAGGGCAGCTCTTACCACTCTTGCAATAATTGCATATGAGCAACCCATAACAAGAAGAGAGATAGATAGAATAAGAGGGGTTGATAGCTCAGGGGTTATAAACACTCTAATGGATGCAGGTCTTGTGAAAGTTGTTGGGAAAGAAGAAAGTTTTGGGCATCCATTTTTATATGGAACTACCAATAAATTTCTGGAAACTTTTCATCTAAATTCTATTAAGGATCTTCCTCCATTAGAAGATGAGGATTCAGCTTTTTCTATCAAGAGCGGGAGTGAGTTCTAG
- a CDS encoding pseudouridine synthase, with amino-acid sequence MSSRRKAAELIKKGLVKVNGKTIYEPFYNVQENKDVVEVKGKEVKLPEEFTYIILYKPKGVITTVSDELGRKTVMDLISIKKRGLFPIGRLDANSEGLLIITNDGILANRLTHPSFQIEKEYEVILSNEIREDIKKLEEGIRVGKDFLKVSKLAIKSKKSIFVVLKEGKNREIRRMLGALGYGIEKLKRIRIGSLKLSGLSPGEWRELKEEEIRKLKEDAFGAI; translated from the coding sequence GTGAGTTCTAGAAGAAAAGCAGCTGAACTCATTAAAAAGGGTCTTGTAAAAGTTAACGGTAAAACAATTTATGAACCTTTTTATAATGTTCAGGAAAATAAAGACGTTGTTGAGGTTAAAGGGAAGGAGGTTAAGTTACCAGAGGAATTTACTTATATAATTTTGTATAAACCTAAAGGTGTTATTACAACTGTTTCTGACGAGTTGGGGAGAAAGACGGTTATGGATCTTATTTCTATAAAGAAAAGGGGACTATTCCCTATTGGAAGACTGGATGCAAACTCAGAGGGTCTTCTTATTATCACAAATGATGGAATTTTGGCAAACAGATTAACACATCCATCCTTCCAAATAGAAAAGGAATATGAGGTAATTCTCTCGAATGAAATAAGAGAGGATATTAAAAAATTAGAAGAAGGGATAAGAGTAGGGAAAGATTTCCTCAAGGTGAGTAAACTCGCTATTAAAAGCAAAAAGAGCATTTTTGTGGTTCTAAAAGAAGGGAAAAATAGAGAGATAAGAAGAATGCTTGGAGCTTTAGGATATGGAATAGAAAAACTTAAGAGAATAAGAATTGGGAGTCTTAAACTTTCTGGTCTTTCTCCTGGAGAATGGAGAGAGCTTAAAGAGGAAGAAATTCGTAAATTGAAAGAGGATGCCTTTGGAGCAATTTGA
- a CDS encoding helicase C-terminal domain-containing protein, whose protein sequence is MEQFESFVSLDLETTGLDFNHEKIMEIGLVLFEKGDISYKFSKTINPGKTVSDNVLILTGITQEELNGSEPLEELIPTIKDFIKDKPIVGHNIDFDINFLRKHIPIENPIYDTLVLSKIYLPFAPSHKLLNLAEYLNIPYEEGHRALADAEIAGNVFLRIFELMTELDPYLLKTQLDLLSYKYPESEIIKKALEISLHKGLNRKPYPYNIPVNFRENRKKGEVKKLPSVKDYFNYEGLETRPSQVKMAELVDATLRGNEFLLIESSSGTGKSLAYLIPSILISRMEKKPIYISSYTKTLQDQLFTKDIPFAEKITGCGVNTVLRKGRSNYLCLKKLKELPKNLDPVSLCSLFFWSSITKTGDLSEISYLFRDINKALISMDESCNKESCPYYDVCFYYKMKNRLGNADLILVNHALFFTGKPDAKKVIFDEAHELESAATSGFSTTISFGEIQGVLSNIIRGTKDRKISKKIVEIIDKTKEIFQSISAKVPDRDSQEGFYNREQISSLLFICEELEEVYKLFEAIEEEEKYLGDQLQEIIRKLKIIIEQDEEDRVFYYRLPNKDRPLSIELIAAPLDISSYLREALYPELDSFVMTSATLTVGESFDFIKEVLGLRNLGERLKEISLPETYRYKEQALTIIPTYLSDPGEEIFIEEVGQFLVDVILPSERGTLVLFTSYKHMKGVYQKVLGEFDKAGRELLIQTPGKSRKKLLKLFEENRSSVLLGTGSFWQGIDVPGESLEIVIIEKLPFPNPSEPIIGARAEYFEKRGLGGFSSYILPLSVLRLKQGFGRLIRSTKDTGVVFILDKRVLDKFYGSIFLESLPTEISIVHSSLEAKNALRLWFEEGKIYRNFSEEFGWESF, encoded by the coding sequence TTGGAGCAATTTGAATCTTTTGTGAGTTTGGATCTTGAAACAACGGGGTTAGATTTTAATCATGAAAAAATAATGGAGATCGGATTGGTTCTCTTTGAGAAAGGGGATATTTCTTATAAGTTTTCCAAAACAATAAATCCCGGAAAAACAGTTTCTGATAATGTTTTAATTCTTACCGGGATAACTCAAGAAGAACTTAATGGAAGCGAGCCCTTGGAAGAGTTAATCCCTACAATAAAAGATTTTATTAAAGATAAGCCTATAGTTGGCCATAATATAGATTTTGATATTAATTTTCTGAGAAAACATATACCAATAGAAAATCCAATTTACGATACGCTTGTCTTAAGCAAAATTTACCTACCTTTTGCTCCTAGCCATAAGCTATTAAATCTTGCCGAATATCTAAATATTCCCTATGAAGAAGGGCACAGAGCTTTGGCAGATGCAGAAATTGCAGGAAATGTTTTCTTGAGAATTTTTGAGTTAATGACAGAACTTGATCCATATCTTTTAAAAACTCAATTGGATTTACTGAGCTATAAATATCCTGAATCAGAAATTATAAAAAAGGCTCTCGAGATTTCTTTACATAAAGGGTTAAATAGAAAGCCCTATCCTTATAACATTCCTGTTAATTTTCGTGAGAATAGAAAAAAAGGGGAGGTGAAAAAACTTCCTTCCGTTAAAGATTATTTTAATTATGAAGGTTTAGAAACAAGACCTTCACAAGTTAAAATGGCTGAGTTGGTAGATGCTACCCTCAGGGGAAACGAATTTCTCTTAATTGAATCATCCTCAGGAACGGGTAAATCTTTGGCTTATTTAATACCTAGCATATTAATTTCCAGAATGGAAAAGAAGCCTATCTATATTTCAAGTTATACAAAGACTCTTCAAGATCAGCTCTTTACTAAAGACATCCCTTTTGCGGAAAAAATCACAGGTTGTGGAGTCAACACTGTTTTAAGAAAGGGACGTTCAAATTATCTTTGTTTAAAGAAACTAAAAGAATTACCTAAGAATCTTGACCCTGTATCTCTTTGTTCTCTTTTTTTCTGGAGTTCTATCACAAAAACTGGGGATCTATCAGAAATCTCATACCTTTTTAGAGATATAAATAAGGCTTTAATCTCGATGGATGAGAGTTGTAATAAAGAGTCTTGTCCTTACTATGATGTTTGTTTTTACTATAAAATGAAAAATAGGTTGGGTAATGCTGATCTTATTCTTGTTAATCATGCATTGTTTTTTACCGGAAAACCAGATGCAAAAAAAGTAATTTTTGATGAAGCTCATGAACTTGAAAGTGCTGCTACCTCGGGTTTCTCTACAACAATAAGTTTTGGAGAAATTCAAGGAGTTTTGAGTAATATAATAAGAGGAACAAAAGACAGAAAAATTTCTAAAAAGATTGTTGAGATAATTGATAAGACAAAAGAAATCTTTCAGAGCATATCTGCGAAAGTCCCAGATAGAGATTCTCAAGAGGGCTTCTATAATAGAGAACAAATTTCCTCGTTATTGTTTATATGCGAAGAGCTTGAAGAAGTTTATAAACTGTTTGAAGCTATAGAAGAGGAGGAAAAATATCTGGGTGACCAATTACAGGAAATCATTCGGAAACTTAAGATTATAATTGAACAAGATGAAGAAGATAGGGTCTTTTATTATAGACTTCCAAATAAAGATCGACCATTATCTATAGAATTGATAGCAGCTCCTCTTGATATTTCTTCTTATCTTAGAGAAGCTCTTTATCCGGAATTGGATTCTTTTGTTATGACTTCAGCTACCCTTACAGTGGGAGAGTCTTTTGATTTTATAAAAGAAGTTTTGGGGCTTAGAAATCTCGGAGAACGACTTAAGGAAATCTCGCTTCCCGAAACTTATAGATATAAAGAACAAGCTCTAACAATTATTCCTACCTATCTCTCGGACCCAGGAGAAGAGATTTTCATAGAAGAAGTGGGACAATTTTTAGTGGATGTCATTCTTCCTTCAGAGAGAGGAACTTTAGTTTTATTTACTTCTTATAAACATATGAAAGGAGTTTATCAAAAAGTTTTAGGAGAATTTGACAAAGCTGGAAGAGAGCTTCTAATCCAAACCCCTGGAAAGTCAAGGAAAAAATTACTTAAACTTTTTGAAGAAAATCGTTCTTCTGTTCTTTTGGGGACAGGTTCCTTCTGGCAAGGTATTGATGTGCCGGGAGAGTCTCTTGAAATAGTAATTATAGAGAAACTCCCCTTTCCTAATCCTTCCGAGCCAATTATTGGTGCCAGAGCAGAATATTTTGAAAAAAGAGGTTTGGGAGGTTTTTCTTCTTATATCTTACCTCTTTCGGTTTTAAGACTTAAACAGGGATTTGGTAGACTGATTCGTTCTACGAAAGACACAGGCGTTGTTTTTATTCTTGATAAAAGAGTGCTTGATAAATTTTATGGTTCAATTTTTTTGGAGTCACTCCCAACAGAAATTTCCATTGTTCATTCAAGTCTTGAAGCTAAAAATGCTCTTAGATTATGGTTTGAGGAAGGAAAGATTTATAGAAATTTTTCTGAGGAATTTGGATGGGAGTCTTTTTAA
- a CDS encoding glycosyltransferase, with amino-acid sequence MGVFLRKKIKNILFVTVGYTFGGTEKMIARISPILRDRGYEIKVLAFKGWGPMVEELKKEKIKCISLFGKGKFDLRVLWRYFFYLLEFRPDLVIAFLYRAYIPTRIFCFLLGIPNISSVQGVPGRVSLIQKVIERITAPLSCGLYSCSNAVTEFLIKVIGIRKEFITTINNGVDIKFFSRKINREKKIKELGLNPDSKVVGTISRLEEPTKGIKILLEAFRVVQEKINSQLLIVGSGKDEFWLKEMAKDLKIKAIFLGERSDVPEILQVMDVFVLSSFYEGLPIAILEAMASQLPIVTTSAGSCGEVVLDGKTGFVVEPGNPSELAKRIEMLLKDDKKRRKFGEEGFKRVRENFTIDKTVSGIEGLWKKHLGSSLLF; translated from the coding sequence ATGGGAGTCTTTTTAAGAAAAAAAATTAAAAATATACTTTTTGTTACTGTGGGCTATACCTTTGGCGGAACAGAAAAGATGATCGCAAGAATTTCTCCAATTTTAAGAGATAGAGGTTATGAAATTAAGGTTCTTGCTTTTAAAGGATGGGGGCCTATGGTAGAAGAATTAAAAAAAGAAAAGATTAAATGTATATCTCTTTTTGGAAAAGGTAAGTTTGACTTAAGAGTTCTGTGGAGATATTTTTTTTATTTATTAGAATTCCGGCCTGATCTAGTAATTGCGTTTCTTTATAGAGCTTATATCCCAACAAGGATTTTCTGTTTTCTCTTAGGAATTCCAAACATTTCTTCTGTTCAAGGAGTTCCAGGAAGGGTAAGCCTAATTCAGAAAGTCATTGAGAGAATAACAGCTCCTTTAAGTTGCGGTTTATATTCTTGTTCTAATGCTGTTACAGAATTTTTAATCAAAGTTATTGGTATCAGAAAAGAATTTATTACAACCATCAATAACGGAGTTGACATAAAATTCTTTTCCCGGAAAATTAATAGAGAGAAGAAGATTAAAGAACTGGGGTTAAACCCTGATTCTAAAGTTGTAGGGACTATTAGCAGATTAGAGGAACCGACTAAAGGAATAAAGATTTTGTTAGAAGCATTTAGAGTAGTCCAAGAGAAAATAAATTCTCAACTGCTTATTGTCGGTAGCGGAAAGGATGAATTTTGGCTTAAAGAAATGGCTAAAGATTTAAAAATTAAAGCTATATTTTTAGGAGAACGAAGTGACGTTCCTGAAATCCTTCAAGTAATGGATGTTTTTGTCCTTTCTTCTTTTTACGAAGGATTACCCATTGCTATTCTAGAAGCAATGGCCTCTCAACTTCCTATCGTTACTACAAGTGCAGGAAGTTGTGGAGAAGTAGTTTTAGATGGAAAAACAGGCTTTGTTGTAGAACCGGGAAATCCTTCGGAGTTAGCTAAAAGAATTGAAATGCTTCTTAAAGATGATAAAAAACGGAGGAAATTTGGAGAGGAAGGATTTAAAAGAGTGAGAGAGAATTTTACAATAGATAAAACCGTAAGTGGAATTGAAGGTTTATGGAAAAAACATTTGGGATCAAGTCTTCTTTTTTGA